A segment of the Streptomyces sp. ITFR-21 genome:
GTTCCACCTTCCATGGGCCCATCTGCTTGCCCTCGTCGTCGGACACGACGAATCCGCGCCCGCCATCGAGTAGGCGTTTGATCTCCCCGACGAACGCATCCGGGATGGGCACCGCGGTCATCGACATCTCGGTCTTGAGGGGTTCGGCCGGATACTGCACGGCCGGGTTGATGAACCTCGTGTCGAGGTCAACGTCCCCTGCCCGCAGCCCGCACGCCTCGGCTACCCGTAGGCCGGCGAACGCGCCGAGCAGGAAGGCCGGGCGGTACTTCACCGACGCGGCCTCGTACATCGCCCAGAACTGCGCCTCGGTGCAGACATAAGGCCGCTGCTTGCCCGCGCCCGGAGAGGTCTCCCGACCGCACGGGTTCGAGGCGAGCTTCTTCCCCCGGACGGCAGCCCGAAGAATCTGGGACAGGCGACTGTGTAGAGCGAAGCGGTACGACTGCGCGACCTTCTCGCGCCTCAGTCGGGCCATCCACCGATTGACGGCCATTTCGTCCACCGCCATCAGCGGTAGCGGCCCAAACTCCGCCCGGATCTGCCCAAGGTGTACCTTCGCCTGCCGCACCGTGGAATCCCGCTTCGCGTAGGACTCCAACCACAGATCACACCACTGATCGACCGTCAGTTTCTGGTCTTTCGGATCAACGTACTGACCCGTCACCAGTGCGGCCGTGACCTCATCGAGCCAGCGCTCTGCGTCGACCTTCCGGGCAAAGTGACGCGCGTGCTCCTTGCCGGCCAAGTCCCGGTAGCGTGCCCGCCACTTACCGTTCGGGCGCTTCTTGATGCTCTTGCTTGCCATGTTCACCGTCTCTCGTAGTGGCCCGCTCAATCGCTTGCAGTTCACGCTCAAGGCCGTCCTGGCGCATGCGGAGCTGCCTCAACTGCTGATTGGCGGAGGCGGATGCTGCCATCAGGCGCACCTCTTCCTGGTACGCCGCGTCGAGTTCGGACCTGACTTCTTCGG
Coding sequences within it:
- a CDS encoding tyrosine-type recombinase/integrase, producing MASKSIKKRPNGKWRARYRDLAGKEHARHFARKVDAERWLDEVTAALVTGQYVDPKDQKLTVDQWCDLWLESYAKRDSTVRQAKVHLGQIRAEFGPLPLMAVDEMAVNRWMARLRREKVAQSYRFALHSRLSQILRAAVRGKKLASNPCGRETSPGAGKQRPYVCTEAQFWAMYEAASVKYRPAFLLGAFAGLRVAEACGLRAGDVDLDTRFINPAVQYPAEPLKTEMSMTAVPIPDAFVGEIKRLLDGGRGFVVSDDEGKQMGPWKVEREIRRVRAKVSGVPAEFRFHDLRHFFASALIAAGSDVKVVQHRLRHSSAKTTLDTYGHLWPDSDQSTRAAVERLMTSKINKLADPSRTDEGSA